In a genomic window of Acipenser ruthenus chromosome 41, fAciRut3.2 maternal haplotype, whole genome shotgun sequence:
- the LOC117964892 gene encoding epidermal growth factor-like protein 8: MLSLLGVFLWAPLCVSLGVKGHLPKTGRVCSQKTVRVPLVYNESSVQPVYRPYLTSCPGHRICSSYRTSYRVSFRQVHKEVLQTSAICCPGWRKRSPHSLSCDIAQCPRPCLNAGVCGRQPGLCSCKPGWTGNYCQTDVNECLSPLRSCAQICVNTPGSFVCFCHHGYHLRPDGKSCERVEAADPVSGELREEVKTLRSKIENLERRVERAVSLVSRLVPVSLEELRDDDITAFWERLQELDRIESLSEQILLLEERLPSCSCKENR, encoded by the exons GGTGTGCTCTCAGAAGACTGTCAGGGTGCCCCTGGTTTACAATGAGAGCTCCGTTCAGCCCGTGTACAGGCCCTACCTGACCAGCTGCCCGGGACACAGGATCTGCAGCTCCTACCG GACGTCCTACAGAGTGTCTTTCCGTCAGGTTCACAAAGAGGTTCTGCAGACTAGTGCCATCTGCTGTCCTGGCTGGAGAAAGCGCTCCCCTCACTCACTCAGCTGTGATATAG CTCAGTGTCCCAGGCCATGTCTCAATGCAGGGGTGTGTGGCAGGCAGCCGGGGCTCTGCTCCTGTAAACCGGGCTGGACTGGGAACTACTGCCAAACTG atgtgaacgagtgcctctctcctctccgctCCTGCGCTCAGATCTGTGTCAACACTCCCGGAAGCTTTGTCTGCTTTTGTCACCATGGTTACCACCTGAGGCCTGATGGGAAATCATGTGAAAGAGTGGAGGCCGCGG ACCCTGTGTCTGGAGAGCTGAGAGAAGAGGTGAAGACTCTGAGGAGTAAAATAGAGAATCTGGAGAGG cgTGTGGAGCGAGCTGTCTCTCTGGTCTCTCGTCTCGTGCCGGTCAGCTTGGAGGAGCTGAGAGACGATGACATCACTGCGTTCTGGGAGAGGCTGCAGGAGCTGGACCGCATCGAGTCTCTGAGTGAACAGATCCTGCTGCTGGAGGAGAGGCTGCCCAGCT gttcCTGCAAAGAGAATCGATGA